One Megalobrama amblycephala isolate DHTTF-2021 linkage group LG15, ASM1881202v1, whole genome shotgun sequence genomic window, GTTACAGTACTCTCCGTTACATACTGCACATTTTAGCAAATGTATAAGGGCATCCAAGAATTGTATGCATAGTTTCATACAGAACATTCTTGTGAATACTGCATAGTATACATACTACAGAAATAGATCAGTATAGTAGTTTGGGATTCTGAACACAGCCCTTTTTCCTCTTACCACACTTTTGTTGTCATCTTTTTGGGAATGTCGTTTTCTTATGCGAGTCAGTGGGCTGTAAAGTGAAGTTAGATACATTCTTTCATATTGTCATTGATATGAATTGATGATGACTTGTCTATTACATGCCATATACAAATAAGTATTAGATCAATATGATATTTACAAATGAAATGTTACCTAGGGGTCTCAGGAACAAAAGTGGAGGAGCATTCATGGGAGAGCCCAGGGTCTTCAAACAGGTGGTCGCTGTCATTCAACAGACAGGCGTTGTTCAGGGAGTCCGGGGTGTCTGGCTCCTTCTGGAAACTGTAGAGAGGACCGCCGACCTCTGAGTCTGAGCTTTCCTGTGTGCCATCCATCACTCCTGAATATGGTTAATGTGTTTGTACTTTGGCTATAGCTGACAGACTTTGTACTGTTGAGTCTATGAAGAGGAAAAACAAGACAGGAAGATAAATAAAAGCCTCTTATAGGCTTTGTAAACATGTAAACATTTTACACTCAATATCTTATTGACATGCTAAAACGAGCAGTTCCTTGCTAAAGAATTAGTTATCATTGATATCAACTGACAGGCATTTAGGGTCCTCCGGGTGTGCGCGAAAACAACATTACTGCGGTGTTTAAACGGCCTGTGGTGCGGTTGGCTTAATCGAAGACGCTGGTAACCGGTTAGCAAGAAATTACATTAACATCTTGTGTCCATAGATCACGAAAACTGCACAGGTTTACTAATGGAAGTGAAATACGTTAACTTTACTTACCATCTTTACAAATCATACCACCACGAAAAGCAAAAATCTTCGCTTAGATACCGCCTCAGCGATTAGCGAAGTCACAATGGAAAACACCGCCATAGAACTTACGGGGCTTTTTCCGGTTACGCCACTTCCGGCACATGGATAGTTGGGTTTGCGTTTAAAGAACccaaatatttttcttaaaaataaaaagtaaaataaaagccttattttatttaaatgtcaaaaaaacTTATTAAAACCTATTTGAACATACTTACTGATATAAACCACTTCACATAAATGTAATTCAAGTTATATTTACGTTCATTCAGTcttatatatcatatattatatatataattttgatgACATCCTGCACTACGCATAATTTTGTCCTATCAAATGTTCTGTAGAATGAGAACCCACCCTCTAATGCCATCAGTAACCAACTAGCAAGCagtaaaatgtgtgtgtgtgtgtgtgtgtatatatatatatatatatatatatatatatatatatatatatatataaagattcATGGCTGTGATGTAACATGCCAATGGATAATTTTAAAACAGGGAAAAGCTCTTTGACATGTTCCACCCAAACCATCCCGGTTCAATAGAAAATAACACACAACAACACAGGAAGGAAAACTGAATTTGCAGGATCTttaatagattaaaaaaaatatacagaagCATCTATTTGGATAGTTTCATATAATACAACAGGAGTAcgattatatattaaaatgaacaaatttatgtaaaaaataaaaacaaagataacTTATAAACTCATATTCAATAAAAGAAACCTTCCTTTCAGAACATAAGGTTAAGTCATCCACACATTTCTATTGATGACATTAGAACAGAAAGATGTTTTCAGAACAGCATGGATTGGAGGGACTTCCGAACAGTGGCCATCTCCTGTTGTTGCTGGAATAATAAAACGAAAGCATTGTTCTTATatgttaaatacattttcattgttcttaaagggttagttcacccaaaaaataaaaaattctgtcacaaattaagatatttttgatgaaatctgagatttttttaatctcacatagaacgcaaatatcttaatttgtgttttgaagatgaacgaaggtcttacgggagtgaaacgacatgagggtgagtgattaatgacagaattttttattttttgggtgaactaaccctttaaattgttcATAATCCATTCTTACATTGAACtgaatttacaatttaaataaaaaatggttttatgaaCAATTTACAGAAAATCCTCGAGCTCCAAGGCTGTTTTAGTTATTTCAGTAATGTAGCATACAATACATTTCACACTGAAAGGCTATTTAAAGCAGACATTTTTAATATCTAAACTCTGTTGTGTGAAATCTTTTTGAGAAGCACTCACTGTGTCCATCATTATCTTCTTCTGCAGCAGAGCCATCTCCTTTCTGAGCTCCATCTGTGTGCCCTGCAGGAAGGATTCATGGCTTTTCTCCATCTCCTCCATGTTCTGCACAGAAATTAAAGACCTCACTCGGTCAGccaaatgatgaaaaaaaaaggtcttggtcaattttcaaataattaaagTGATGACGGCATCAGTAACCTTGACAAACTGCTCATACAGGTCTTTGatggttttcattttttggttttGCACAACCCTCGCCTGCTGGAAGAGCTTCTGCTGCTGGCGAAACAAATTCTGTGAAAACAGAAATTAGGAAGTTCAAAGGCAAAGTGAGAGACGTTTACATCAAAAATCTCTAAATGGCTGCTAGATATCCCAAAAAGCTGCATTCTATTTTTCAGGAGACCCTTAATCCTACAATTAACATTTCCTTTAGTGTGATGCTGTGCCCCAAAATAACACGtttcaacttttaaaacttCTTGACTTCATCTTTATGTGACGAATGTCTGGCTCTTACGTTTAGTTTCTCCTCCTGCTCCTCAGATTTCTGAACATCAGTTTCCCACTGCTGAAGCACAGAGAGCACCTGCTGAGAATAGTCTTGTGTCAGCTTCTGCCTGCAAAAAAATCAGCATGAACATCAGAGTGGGTGCGAATAAAGAAGAATGTGTCGTTTTCCATCAAGTGCTTTCATTTACCTCTGATTCTGCTGGGTTTTCCACATTTGCTCCAGTTTCTGAGTGCTGCCCTTTAAGGAGCTTTTGGTGAGAACCTCCAAGCGCTTTCTTTTGGTCTGCATGGCCTTGCTGATGTCCGCTAAATGGCCGTTCAGTCATATTTTTGAGTATTAAACAGTATTTCAAAATAGACCATATGCAGTTGAGTCATTCCATGAAACCGGTACGATTTGAGTCCCTCTGacctttttcagtgtattttatctatttggtcaccaaaatatatttttaaaagctttttgatcaaaaatgatgaggttgctgtcacaaaaagtgctcatttcaggctttagtatagcaaaagtgtgagattttttgtaacttttatatttgcaattactgaattagtgtgagggacatctgattaataggaaaatgttgattttatcacaaatactttttataataatattatagagagctcccatagtgtccataacttaaaataatgaccaataataataggggtgggaaaatatgtttttctggaagttaaatatgtcattaatgttgtggggtgttcagaaaagtaatatattttggtaaaaaaatctaaaaacgTGTAAATCCAAATCGTACCGGTTTCGTGGGATGACTCAGTTGTTGACTTCACTTACCACCGAATCTTTCCAGCATATTTTGAACCTCATTCCTAGAAAAAGGATAAAGGATAGCAAATTATTTTTTGATCCAGAGAAAGGCTTCATAACCTTCGCTAGGTTTATATATCTTGCTGACTTACCCCACACCAGCATGTAGTTCATCATCATCAAACGTCTCTGCAGATCTCTTCTTGGTCAGCTTGTCAATGATTGGAGTTTCTAATGTATCAGAACAACATAAAAACATGCTTCACATATGTATATGTGAgcatatttgtgtgtatatatatatatatatatatatatatatatatatatatatatattagttttattCCCATGGATGGTAATAACTTTACATATTTCTAATGACCTTGGAGTGCCATGTAAATtgtaaataccatggtattacctCTAATGTCATCACTGTAACACAAATGATCTTTTGTTATAGTATATGATTATAAAATAAgctattttataataaaatacacagCCACACCATCTCTTGTATCATCGTCAGATCCGCTTCCTTTCTTTTCCTCCTCCAGTTTGTTGAAGTCAAACGCTTTCAGGTCTGTAGAGCTGTCAGTGTGTTTGGtcttcttgttttgttttctcgCTGAAGCTGCCATAGTCTCACTGTATGAAGAGTATTTTGCGGTAGTCTGAGGATAAATTCAAATATAAAGCAGCAACAAATGACAAACCCGCACCTGTTAATCAATTCAAAGAATTATCATTAGCTTAGTCCTGAAACATGATATCGTTCATAATGAAagcattatattaaaataatttaaaccagATACCGTAGGTtatataaaactatttttattcacaaaagctaaaaacaggCTTTATGTATGCCTCGGTTTTCCTCTCTGTAAGAATCTACGTTACACAGAATCATCTATAACTTACCTGACGCGTTTGATCTCTCTACTCTAACCAGTCACTCCTGCCTAGAAAACTATCTAAAATTGAATTACTTTTACTAATGTATGTTATTACGCTATAACCGTTTATTGAaagatatttaattattttaatgtttggcGACGGTTTGAACTCCTGCGTCTCTGAAGCGGTTTTCCCGCGGATTTTATTTTGAGCGCGAGAGGATGAGCTTCGTTTCCTGTTTACACTCGTTGTCAGTACGACCCCAAAAACGTATAGAGGGattgtataaaaaatatataattttttcattttaatacacatatattttttttatttacttctcATATATACGTTTATGCTGTGTTTTGGGGGATATGAATAACTTTTTTATCTATACACTGCAAAATTCCTCAACTACACCATTAGCATGCATATAAAATTTTGCAATttttatgtggaaaaaaaaaaaaactaatgataaaaattaaatatgagtTGTTTCTGGATATTGATCTGTGTTAGATACAGAATTTTGCCATCTGCTGGTTAGAGAAAAGCTTGTAGGAATTAGTTTTAGAAAAACAGGGGTAATTACCATATCTGTCCAGCAGAGGCCCATAGAGatccattcatttttctggatatatatatagtgaatatatacatttaaagtatTAAATTAGTATTTTTGTTAAAGCTTAGaatttgttattgttgtttgtcTTTTGAAGTGTCTTGTTTTTGCAATAATGCCACATAAGTTTCCACTAAAAGATGAGACTTGATTgtaattacatattatttattcCAATACttcaaatgtatataaataattaaattaagaataagaaatacattttaaaaaagtaaataaagccaacaacgaaaaaaaaaaaaaaaatcagcaataAGCAGATATGAGTGAACATCTTTGTGTGATCAGGCTCATTCCACACTGCATTTGTGCCATAGTACCAAGCCTTCATTTACGTGTAGAAATTTTCAGATTTATGCTGAAATTACTGATTTTATTTGCCAATTTCTATAAAAATGCTCTCTATTGCAGTCATATTGAGCCCAAACACCATGAatgtgaatttattttttaacgccTTCAGAACAACCGAATCAAaccaaggattttttttttttgtgtgtgtgtgtgcgcgtgtatAAACTGATAATGTACAAAAAGTCACTAAATTTTATGCAACGGAGATGAAGGGAACCATGTTCTAACTAAGGAAAAGTCCCTTGGGGTCACCCTGACCCCAAACAGTACATCAGGGTTAATGACTAAAGATGTACTTCATAATGTAAATTATTAGGATAGTGAAACAGGTTAAATACATTTTCGTACCAAGAGTCAAGAGTAAAAAAAGAAGTTTTATTTCTACAGctcacattattttaatatgtacacaataagaaaagtctttgcaaaaaaaaaaaaaattatacaggaacacaatacatatttttacattcaaAGTCAAAGAGCCTATTGACTACAGAGTAATATTGAATGTAATTTACAGTTGCCAATATACAGCTTAGTTTTAATACAAAACATGTGCAATGTTCAAATTTCCTGTACCAAAAGATCATTCATATGCAGGTCAAATATCAAACTTTTCTTCACATACATAATGTCCATTTTCCTCATAATCGTCTCGCGTGACCACCATCTCTTCAAAGTCAGGGTTTTCGGCCAATAACTTTCCTCCTTCCCATGGGTAGCAAATAGGACTGAGAACAAAAGATAAATATTCAGCAACAATACCCAAACAAAATGTCAATCATTCTTTCAGAACTCTCAAAACATACTTCTGTGGCAGAACGACAGACACTTCATATTCTACAGGAGCGAGTGCACGGACTTCTTTGTAAACCCGATCTCTGAATCCAGGGAACAAGGTGTTGCCGCCAGTAAGAACAATGTTCTTATAGAAGTGGGGCTGCATCTCTGGACATAAAAAGTAGGCATTTATCAGAGTACTTTCaatgaaataacattttaaaccaCAAATACATCTAAAGAGATGAAGCCAGATGAAATCTACCTTCCGGCATGTTGTTAATGGAGTTGACCAAAGCCTCAGGTATGCCCATCTCCTGAATGCCGATGTCAGAGGGGTGAAAGAGCATCTCTGGGACTGCAAACCTCTCATTGGTGAGTCGCAAAATCTGCTCCCCAGTCTTATATTTGCCTGTAAAATTCATTTCCTCTCGAGGCTGAAgcgcaaagaaaaaaaaatgctgtataagtaaAAGACAAAGTTGTACTGTTGAATTTTTTCATAGTATGCCAAATTGCTTACCTTGCAAAATCCCTTTTTGATAGAGCTGAAATCTGGCAGCACATAGTCTCTCATAACCGTATTATCTTCTCCTTTCAATCTGTCAAATCATcagaattatttatattaaatatacactGACTAGTGtctaaaagtttggggttggcaagattttttttaatgtttttgaaagacatcTCTTCTATTCaacaaggctgtatttatttgatcaaaaatacagtaaaaacagtaatattgtgaaatagcaTGGGCGTACGGGACACCCCCGCAGTGCGTGGATTCACCTATTTACTATGtagcctttgctttttttagaACTGAACTCAATTGACtataaagatgaaaataaagcatccaaGTGAAGCCAAAAAATGCAATCAGAAGATCATATTTTtagtgctaaattaccacaaaagggggAAAATATCACCGTTGTTTCCATCGCCCGTTTGTAAAGTAAagccaagacaacagcaagcCTTGACGCACTGCATTACTGTTAGCAGAAGTGTGTCATTAACTgagataaataaatatgtttggtctttgctgagacattgttattattattattattatattttgcacAAACATATTTACCCCATCGCCAGCTCTGCTAATGGTCTAATGACTGAAGTTCTTCTCCAAATGTAGCCTAGCCAGTAAGTCTAATCCATAGTCaagttatt contains:
- the sycp3 gene encoding synaptonemal complex protein 3, encoding MAASARKQNKKTKHTDSSTDLKAFDFNKLEEEKKGSGSDDDTRDETPIIDKLTKKRSAETFDDDELHAGVGNEVQNMLERFGADISKAMQTKRKRLEVLTKSSLKGSTQKLEQMWKTQQNQRQKLTQDYSQQVLSVLQQWETDVQKSEEQEEKLNNLFRQQQKLFQQARVVQNQKMKTIKDLYEQFVKNMEEMEKSHESFLQGTQMELRKEMALLQKKIMMDTQQQEMATVRKSLQSMLF